The nucleotide sequence CCAGCAACCACATGCTGGCCCTCGCCGCCGCCCTCGCGGGCAAGGCGCTCAACACTTCCGCCTACGAGTCTCTGGCCAAGGGCCTGGACATCAATCCGGCCTGGGTCGAGCAATGCGCCGCCGATCTCGTCGCTCACAAGGGCGAGTGCCTCGTGGTCGCCGGAGCCCACCAGCCCGCGCAGGTCCACGTGCTCGCTTACGCGATCAACGCCGGCCTCGGCAACATCGGGAAGACGATCGACTTCGTCGCCGTCGAGCCCGCCGGCGCCTCGACCATCACCGCCCTCGCCACCGCCATCAAGGGCGGCGCGGTCAAGACCCTCTTCATCCTCAACGGCAACCCGGCTTACAACGCGCCGGCCGACCTCGATTTCGGCGCGCTGCTCAAGTCCGTGCCGGAGGTCATCCGCTACGGCTACTATCAGGACGAGACCTCCGCCCTGTCCGGAACCCACTTGGCCGCCACTCACTACCTCGAGTCGTGGGGCGACGCCCGCACGGTGGACGGCACGATCGTGCCGGTCCAGCCGATGATCATGCCGCTCTTCAACGGCCTGAATGAGGTCGAGCTGCTGGCCCGCCTCGCCGGCGAGGCCAAACCCGACGCCTATGAGCAGGTCTTCGCCACCCGTGGCGGCGACCGCAAGGCCTTCGAGAAATTCCTGCACGACGGTCTGGCCGAGGGTTCGGCCTACCCGGCCGTCAGCGTTTCGTTTGATTCGGCCCGCGCCGGCGCCGCGTTCGCCTCGAACCCCGCCTTCGTCGCCCTCTCCAGGGACAACCTCGAGATCCGTTTCGCCACCGACCACAAGATGGACGACGGCCGCTTCGCCAACAACGGCTGGCTCCAGGAGTGCCCGGACCCGATGACCAAGATCGCGTGGGACAACGCGATCCTCGTCAGCCCGCGTCTCGCGAAGGATCTCGGCATCGTCCCCGGCGGCAGCCTACTCCAGGTCGCCCGCAAGGAAGTCGCCGAGTTCAAGATGGGCAAGGAGAACGCCTTCATCGGCGAGGTCACGGTGAACGGCCGCAAGGTCACCGGCCCCCTCCACATCCAGCCCGGTCTTTCGAATTACACCATCGTGCTCCCGCTCGGCTACGGCCGCAGCGTGACGGGCCACGTCGGCACCGGCGCGGGCTTCAACGCCTACGCGGTCCGCACCAGCGACGGCATGGGCTTCATCACCGGCGCCGCCATCCGGGTGACGGCCGAGCGCCAGCTGCTCGCGAACACCCAGGAACACTGGTCGATGGAAGGCCGCGACATCGTGCGCGAGGCCAACGTCGAGGAATTCAAGTCGAACCCGGCCTTCGTGGACGGCATCGGCATGGAGTCCCACTCGCCGGCCATCCTCGGCGCGGACAAGGACAAGCCGCTCGCCTTCATCGCCACCGAGACGCCCCGCGGCAACTCGCTCTACGAGACCCCGAATTTCGACGGCATGCACCAGTGGGGCATGTCGATCGACCTGAACACCTGCATCGGCTGCAACGCCTGCATCATCGCGTGCCAGGCGGAGAACAACATCCCGATCGTGGGCCGCGACCAAGTGCAGCGCGGTCGCGAAATGCAGTGGATCCGCCTTGATCGCTACTATTCTGACGGCCGGGCCGACGCCGAGGCGTTTGGCGCCGAGGGCAACACGGTGCTGCCGGAGGACCCGCAGGTCTCCATGCAGCCCATGACCTGCCAGCACTGCGAGCTCGCCCCGTGCGAGACGGTGTGTCCGGTCAACGCCACGGTGCACGACGACGAGGGCATCAACACGATGGCCTACAACCGCTGCATCGGCACCCGCTATTGTGCGAACAACTGTCCGTACAAGGTCCGTCGTTTCAATTTCTTCGACTTCAACAAGCGCGCCACCGACGCCCTCTACATGGGCCCGCTCGGTCACCAGAAGGAAATGCCCGAACTGGTGAAGATGGTGAAGAATCCCGACGTCACCGTCCGCATGCGCGGCGTGATGGAGAAGTGCACGTACTGCGTGCAGCGCATCCAGCAGGCCAAGATCGCCCAGAAGCGGAAGGCCGGCGCCACCGGTGACGTCCTCATCCCCGACGGCTCGTTCAAGGTGGCCTGCCAGCAGGTCTGCCCGGTCGAGGCCATCGAATTTGGCAACATCAAGGACGAGGCCAGCAAGGTTTCGCAGTTGAAGGCCCAGGAGCGCGACTACGCGGTGCTCGGCTACCTCAACGTCCGCCCCCGCACCACCTACCTCGGCAAGCTCCGCAACCCGAACCCGCACATGCCGGACTATTCCGCCCTCCCGCTCAGCCGCGTGGAGTACAACCAGAAGAACGGCCACGCCGACCATGGCGCCCCGGCCGCTCACGCTGACCACGGTCACACCGACGGAGGGAAGCACTAATGGGCGCGCACGCATCCGACCATCCGGCCCCCGCCATCCTCGGCGAGGTCAAGCCCACGCCGCTGCCCCGCGCGGTGCTGGTGCACAATGACCGCGACTTCAAGTGGATCACCGACAAGATATGCGGTATCGTCGAAGGCACGACCCCCGCTTGGTGGTGGTGGTGCTTCGGCATCGCCTCCCTGATCGCCTCGTTCACCGTCGCCGGCCTGATCTACCTCGTGTCCACGGGCGTCGGCGTCTGGGGCCACGCGAACCCGGTCAACTGGGCCTGGGACATCGTCAACTTCGTGTTCTGGATCGGTATCGGCCACGCCGGCACCCTCATCTCCGCGATCTTGTGCCTCCTGCGCCAGAAGTGGCGCACGTCCATCAACCGCGCCGCCGAGGCCATGACGATCTTCGCCGTGGTCTGCGCCGCGATCTTCCCGGTCTTCCACGTCGGCCGCATCTGGTTCGCCGTGATGCCCGGTTACCTGTTCCCGTTCCCCAACTCGAACGGCATCTGGCAGAACTTCCGCTCCCCGCTGGAGTGGGACGTGTTCGCGGTCTCGACCTACGGCACGGTGTCCTGCCTCTTCTGGTACATCGGCCTGATCCCCGACCTCGGCACGATGCGCGACCGCTTCACCGCGGCCGGCAACCTGCTCAAGGCCCGCATCTACGGTTTCTTCGCCATGGGCTGGCGCGGTTCCAACCGCCAGTGGAGCAACTACGAGATGGCCTACCTCATCCTGGCCGGCATCTCGACCCCGCTCGTGCTCTCCGTGCACACGATCGTGTCGTTCGACTTCGCCGTCTCGCTCATCCCGGGCTGGCACACGACGATCTTCCCCCCGTACTTCGTGGCGGGTGCCATCTTCTCCGGCTTCGGCATGGTGATGACGCTGATGCTCCCGCTGCGCGCCGTCTACCGCCTCGAGGACCTGATCACGCAGTACCACATCGACTGCATGTGTAAGATCACTTTGGCCACCGGCACCATGGTGGGCTACGCCTACTCGATGGAGTTCTTCATCGCGTGGTACGGCGCGAACCCGTACGAGGGCTTCGCCTTCATCAACCGTGCGTTCGGCCACTACGCCTGGGCCTACTGGATCATGATTGGCTGCAACGTCATCACGCCGCAGTTCTTCTGGTTCAAGTCCATCCGCGAGAACACCGCGCTGGTCTGGGTCCTCTCGATCTTCGTCAACGTCGGCATGTGGTTCGAGCGCTTCGTGATCATCGTCACGTCGCTTGCCCGCGACTTCCTGCCGTCGAGCTGGGGTTACTACTCCCCCTCGATCGTCGAGATCTTCACGTTCTTCGGCACCTTCGGTGTCTTCTCCTTCCTGTTCCTTCTCTTCATCCGCTTCGTGCCCATCATGCCGATGTCCGAGGTGAAGGCGGTCATCCCCGCAGCCGATCCGCACGGCGCGCACCACCACTAAGAGGAACCCGCCATGAAGACCAATTACGGAATCATCGCCGCCTTCGACACCGTCCCGTCGCTCTACCACGCCTGCGAGCAGGTGCGCGACGCCGGTTACTCGCAGTGGGACGCCATCACGTCCTTCCCCGTCCACGGGCTCGACTACGCCATGGGCGTGCGCCGCTCCAAGGTGCCGCGCTTCTCCCTCGCGGGCGGCATCACCGGTTTCTGCACCGGCATGTCGTTCATCTGGTGGGCCAACGCCTACGAGTATCCGCTGATCGTCGGCGGCAAGCCGTACTTCAGCCCGATGTTCGCCTTCCCGGTGTCCTACGAGCTGACCATCCTTTTCACCGCCTTCGCGACCATCGGCGGCATGTTCTTCCTGAATAAGCTGCCCATGCACTACCACCCGGTGCTCAAGGCCCCGCAGTTCGTGCGCGCGCTGGATGACCGCTTCTACATCGTGATCGAGTGCAACGACCCGAAATTCAACGCCGCCGAGACCCGCGCCCTGCTGGAGCGCGCCGGCGGCAAGGACATCGTCGAAATCGAGGAATAAGATGCGCTACGCCTACTACACCCTCGCTTTCCTCGTCATCCTGACCCTCTCGGTCATGGGCTTCCGCGGCGCCAACGCCACGCGGCCCCCGATCGAGCTGTGGCCCGACATGGACCACCAGGCCAAATACAAGCCCCAGGCGGAATCCAAGTTCTTCGCTGACGGCCGCGCCGACCGCGCCATTCCGGCGGGCACGGTGCCGCGCGGCCGCACCACCGCGGCGGACGCCTCCTACCTGCGCGCCGACGAGGCGCACTACGCCGGCAAGAATGCCGACGGCTCCTTCGTCCGCGGTTTTCCTGTCCCCGTTACGCAGCAGCTGGTCGAGCGCGGCCAGAACCGCTACCAGATCTACTGCGCCCCGTGTCACGGTGCGGTTGGCGACGGCAACGGCATCACCAAGTCCTACGGCATGGTCGCCACGCCCACCTACCACGACGCCCGTCTCCGCGACATGGCCGAGGGTGAGCTCTACAACACGATCACCAACGGCAAGAACACCATGCTCAGCTACGCTGACAAGTTGAGCCCCGACGACCGCTGGGCGGTCGTCGCCTATGTGCGCGCCCTCCAGCGCGCCGCGAACGCCACGATTGATGATGTCCCTCTCGAACAACGCGGAGGCCTGAAGTAACATGAGCGCACCCGCCTCCACCGCCTCTCTGGCGAACAAATTCCTGATCGCCGGCCTCGTCGGTCTCGCCGTCACCGCCGTCGGCCTCCTCGTGGCCGAGCCGCATGGTGTCGCCATGGCCTACCTCGTGGGTATCTCCTACTGGACCGCGGTCGCCATCGGCATGCTGATGCTGGTGATGATCCACCACATCTTCGACGCCGGCTGGTCCACCGTGATCCGCCGCCAGTTCGAACACGGGCTGTCCGCCTTCAAGTGGCTGTTCATCCTGTTCATCCCGCTGATCATCTCGGCCTGGGTGAAGCCCGGCTTCGTCTGGCCCTGGATGGACCTCGACCACGCGCTGCACGGCGGCCACGGCACGGTCGGCACCGACATCCTTTACCAAAAGAAGGCCAGCTTCCTGAACGTCCCGATGTTCACCGGCATGACGCTCGCGTTCTTCGCCGGCTGGATCTGGCTCTCCGCCCGCCTGCGCAAGGCCTCGTTCTCGCAGGACAGCGACGGTGACCTCAAGTGGACCTACATGAACCGCAAGACCGCGGCCTTCGGCATCCCGATCAACGCGCTGGCCCTCAGCTTCGCTGCGATCTACTGGATGAAGAGCCTCGAGTACCACTGGTTCTCCACGATGTACGGCGTCTGGTTCTTCGCTAACTGCATGCGCGCCGCCATGGCCGTCGGCGTGGTCATCACCTGGTGGCTCTACACCCGCGGCGACTACAAGGGCATCTTCAACACCAACCAGCTGCACTGCCTCGTGGCGCTCTCCTTTGCCTTCGTGGTGTTCTGGGCCTACGTCACCTTCTCGCAGTACTTCCTGATCTGGAACGCCAACGTCCCCGAGGAGACCTTCTGGTACAACATCCGTGAGTACGGCGACTGGAAGTGGGTCGGCCTGCTGCTCCTCTTCGGTCACTTCTTCGTGCCCTTCCTCGCCTGGCTGTCCTATCGCCGCAAATCCACCCTGAAGCCCGCCCTGATCATCAGCATCTGGGTCGCCGGCGTCATCCTCGTGGACATCTGCTACAACGTCCTCCCGGCCCTCCGTGACGCGCACGAGAATCCCCAGCCGTTCCTTTCGCTCAACCTCCTGTGGGTGCTGACCTCCGTCATCGGCGTCGGCGGCATCTGCGCGTGGTCCTACCTCAAGAGTTTCCCGACCGCCAAGCTGATCCCGATCCGCGACCCGCGCATCGTCGAGTCGCTGACCCACCACGAGGCCGCGGCCCCGGAGGCCTACCAGACCAAAGCCGCCCACTAAGCCATGAGCGATTCCTCCTTCTCCTTCCCGCACCGCACGCCGGTCTTCACGGCCCTGATCGTGATTCTCTGCTTCGCGGCCTTTGGCTGGTTGGCCAAGCGCATCTACGTTCCCCATGCCGCCGACGTGCAGGCAGTCGAGGGCGTCCTCACTCCCGCCGAGCGCAAGGTCCGCCTCGCCGAGCTCCGCACCAAGGAGCAGTCCGCCGCCACGACTTACGGTTGGGTCGACCAGCCGAAGGGTGTTGTCCGCCTCCCGATTGACCGCGCGATCGAGCTCACCGTCCGCGACCACGCGAAGAAGTAATCTCTGCCGATGAATTCCAACGTTTCCCTCGCCCGGGCTGAGCAGGCGGAGATCGACTCCTCCGCCAAGTGGCCCGTGCTCGTCTTCTTCGGTTCCGCGCTGCTCTGGCTCCTCCTCGGGGGCGCCCTCCAGCTCGCCGCCAACATCCAGCTGCACACGCCCACGTTCCTCGCGGACTGCGTGTGGTTCACCCACGGCCGTCTCGCGCCCGCGGCGCAGAACGCGCTCGTCTACGGCTGGGGTTTCAATGCCGCCTTCGCCTTCGGCCTCTGGCTGATGGCGCGCCTCTCGGCCACGACGCTCCGTCACGGCGGCTGGCTCTTTGTCGCCGCCAAGTTCTGGAACGTCGGGGTCACCCTCGGTATCGGCGGCATCCTCGGCGGCTACTCCAGCTCCTTCGAGTTGCTCGAGATGCCCCGCTACGTCACCCTGCTGCTGCTCGGCGCCTACGCCCTGATCGGCGTCTGGGGCGTCACGACCTTCAGCATCCGCAACACGGAGAACACCTACGCCTCGCAGTGGTACCTCTTCGGCGCGGCCTTCTGGTTCCCCTGGATCTACAGCGTCGCCCAGGTGATGCTCTTCACCGCCCCCGTGCGCGGCGTGCTGCAGCCGGTGGTGAACGCGTGGTACGTCCACGGTCTCTACAGCCTTTGGTTCCTGCCCGTGGCCATCGCCGCCATCTACTACCTCCTGCCCAAGCTCCTCGGTCGCGCGGTCAGCAACTACTACCTCGCCCCGCTCGCCTTCTGGTGGTTCGTGGTTGCTTCCGCCTTCGCGGGCGGCGCCCGCCTCGTCGGCGCGCCGGTGCCGGTCTGGATCCCGACCCTCGGCACCGTGGCCAACATGGCCCTCGTCCTGCCGGCCGTCATCTTCGTCCTGAATTTCTTCGGTTCCCTCTCCGGCCGCACCCGCACGCTGGGCGGCAGCCTGATCCTCCGCTTCGTGCTGCTGGCCGTCGTCGGCCTCCTGCTCAACACGGTGGTCAACTTGCTGCTCTCGCTCCACGGCTTCGCCGCGGTGGCACAGTTCACCCTCTTCGGCGTCCTCCGCGACTGGTCGGCGCTCTACGCCACCTTCACCGTGGCGATGTTCGCCGCCGCCTATTTCTTCCTGCCCCGCCTGACTGGCAAGGACTGGCGGTCGTCCGCCCTGCTCCAGGCTCACTTCGGCGCCACGGTCCTCGGTGTGCTCATCATGGCCATCGGTCTGGCGGCCGGCGGCTGGCAGCAGGGCAGCCTGCTGCTTGACCCGGCGATCGCGTTTGGCGACGTCAGCCGGGCGATGACCAGCTGGCACACCACGGTCACGGTCGCCTCGGGCGTCCTGCTCGTCGGCCACCTGGCCTTCCTCATCAATTTCGTCTGGATCGCCTGCCCGATCAACTCGTCGGGCACGGCCAACGTCACCATCCCGGCCGCACCGGCTCTGAGCCTCGCGTCCAAGGAGGGCCACGCATGAAAAACGGTCTCGTCCTCTTCCTCGGCGTCTTCGCCACGCTCGCCCTGTCCTGGGCCGGGTTGTTGCTCGCCGCCCACAAGCAGATCGGCTCGCTCCCACAGTACAAGGACCCGATCGAGCAGACTCTTTTTCCCGCCCCGCTCACCGGCATCGCCGACCAGGGCCGCGCGGTCTATCAGGATCTTGGCTGCGTGAGCTGCCATACCCAGCAGGTCCGCTACGACGGCTTCGGTTCCGACCTGAAGCGCGGTTGGGGCGAACGCGGCAGCTTCGCCCGTGAGTACATCCGGGAGAAGACCGTGCTGATCGGCTCGAGCCGCCTCGGGCCTGACCTGCGCAACGTGGGCAACCGCCCGTATGCCAGCGCCGAGTATTTCCACGGCCTGCTCTACGCCCCCGAGTCCGTCGCCCCCGGTGGCAACAAGCCGGCGCACGCCTTCCTGTACGAGACCCGCGCGCTGGATGGCAACCAGGCGTCCTACAAGGCGCTGAAGCTCTCCAGCAAGTTCGCCCCGGGCGAGGGGCTGGAGGTCGTGCCGACCTACCGCGCCGAGGCGCTGGTCGCCTATTTGATGAGCTTGAAGGACACCTACAGTTATCCCGCCGAGTCCGGCCTGAACGCTCCCGCTCCCGCCAAGGAGGGCAGCCACTAAGATGAGCTCGACCCCTGACAATCCGTTCAACTTCGAGGCGTCCGCCGCCAGCGACGAGAGCATCCGCGACGCCCACGCCAAGCTGCAGAGCCAGAAGCCGGACAAGCCCGGTGGCTATTCCGCGCTGCCGCTCGTGCTGCTCGGCCTGATGTGCGCCATCGTTTTCTTCGGCTCCATCTACATGGTGCATTATTCGATCCGCTTTGACCCGCTCGTGGTCAACAGCCACGCGAACCGCGCCAAGCCCGGCAATACGGGCCCGGTGCAGCTGACCCGCGCCCAACTGGGCAAGTCCATTTACCTGGCCAACTGCGCCACCTGTCACCAGCCGAACGGCATGGGTGTCCCGGGTGCCTTCCCCCCGCTGGCTGGCTCGGAGTGGGTCATGGGTAGCGAGGAGCGTATCATCCGCATCGTCATCCACGGCCTGCAGGGTCCGATCACGGTCAAGGGCAATGAATACAACAACGTCATGGCTCCTCTCGGCGCCGTGCTGAAGGACGAGCAGATCGCCAACGTGCTCTCCTACGTCCGTCAGGAATGGGGCAACACCGCCCCCGACGTCGAGCCGGCGACCGTCACGAAGGTTCGCGCCGACACGGCCACCCACACGGGTTACTGGACCGCCCCCGACCTGCTGAAGATCGGTAACTGAGAACAGTCGCACCCCTCAATCACGAAGGCCGGGCTTGTGCCCGGCCTTTTGCTTGGTGGTTTAAGAACCACGGCCAGGTTGCTTGTGGTTCGATTATTTCAATGCCCTCCGCCTGCTTGGCTGGGAGAGCAAGGTGTAGGGGTGCCGCTAGCGGCGACCTCGCTCATGGAGGTCCGCGCAATCACCGACCCTACCTAAGTCGATATCGCGAATGCAGGAGATGCCCCCTTACTGCCCCAGGCCCTTCAGCATGTCGCCCATGTTGGGCATCTGGAATTTCTGCCAGCCGGCGGGCGCCTGGAAGAGGGAGGCGGGCAGGGTGCCGGGCTCGATCTTCGTGGCCTCCATCTTGAAAGTCTCGCGGCTCTTGGCATCCCGGGAAATGACGCGCAGGGGGAAACCGGGCTTGCCCTTGAACTTGGCTTCCCAGCCGGCCGCCGCGGCCTTCTTTTTGCCGCCAAACATGCCGCCCATCGCGCCGCCCCCGCCACTGTTGCCCAAGCCCATGAAGGAACCGAGGCCCTCGGCGACCCAGATCTCGGTGGTCACGTTGCGGTCCTTGGTCACGTATTCATCACACTTGTAGCCGAGGATGGTATCCGTGCGGCCGGTCTTCTCGATGCTCGGATCCTTGGCCAGGGCCTCGTCGACGGCCGCCTCCACCTTGTCCTTGATCGGCATGATCATGTACATCTGCTGCTCGGGCATGAGCATGAGCATTTCCATTTTCTCCAGGTCCATGATGGTGGCGAAGGTCTGGTCCTCCGCCGTCATGTCGATGCGCATGGCCGAGCCCTTGATGGAGTAATCCAGCACCTGTTTCTGGCCCTTGCCCATTTCCATCGCGAGGGTGACCTTGCCTTCGAAACTGGCCGCATGGACGAGGGAGGCGGTGAGCAACGTGACTACCGCGAAAAGACGGAGGAGGTGATTCATGGCGCACAGACTGGGGACTGACGTGCCGGGACTCAAGCCGGCACGGGGCAAATTTCCGTGAAAGAGGCGGGCATTAATACGTAGGCGGCCGTCGGGCCAAAGTGTAGGGGGGGCTCGGTCTGAAGCGCGTTGCCAAGTATGCCCGCCCGCACAAACCTCGCTCCATGCCTTCCGAATTCCGCCTCACCCGCACGGTCGAGTTTTGCGAGACCGACATGGCCGGGATCATGCACTTCTCGAATTTCTTCCGCTGGATGGAGGCGTGCGAGGCCGGGTTCTACCGCTCGCTGAACCTGCCGCTCATTTCGTTCGTGCCGGGCAGCGTCGTGGGCTGGCCCCGGGTCAGCGCGTCCTGTACCTACAAGGCTCCGCTGCGCTTCAACGACACGGCGGAGGTGCGGCTGCTCATCAAGGAGGTTCGGACGCGGGCCGTGATCTTCGTGTTTCAATTCCGGCTGCTCGACGCGGCCGGCGGGGTTCTGCCGGCGGTGCTGGCCGAGGGTGAGATCGCCGCGGTGTGCGTGACCGCCGGGGCCGGGGGCAAGATGGTGGCGCAGCCGATCCCGGCCGAGGTGCGGGCCCGGCTCGAGGTCGCGCCCGCGTCGGCCTACGCGGGTTGAGGCCGGGCTGAGGGGTCCGGCCGGCTCAGCGGGCCAGGGCTTCCAGCCGCTCGATCAGTTGGAGGCACGCGCGGCTGTTGTGGTAGGGGCATTTCCAGACGCTCAATTTGGCGCTGGGGATCCGCTGGCCGAGTCGTGTGGTGATCTCGAGGATCGGCGTGCCGTCGCGCCGCAGGGTGTTGTGCCAGTCGCCGTGCTCCCGGTCCACCATCCGCTCCTGGATAAAGGTCCAACTCCGCCGGGCCTGGGCATAAAACCGCGCGTCGCCCGAAATCTGATAGGCATTGAGGAAACCGACGGCCGCCTCGGCCTGCTCCCACCATTCCTTGTTGGTGTTGGTGGGTCCGTGTGGGTCGCCCTCGTTGTAGACGCCACCGTCGGTGTCCAAGCCCCGCGCGAGGGTGGCCTCGGCCATGGCCACCGCGGCACGGCGCGCCCGGTCAAGGAGGGCAGGATCTCCGGCCACCTCCGCGGCCTCGACCAGCAGCCAGCTCAGCTCGATGTCGTGGCCGTAGGAGATCTCGTCCCCGACGGGCGTCCAATCATCCCGCATGAAGAGCACGAGGTGGCTCGTGCGGGGATCGATGATGCGGGTCAGAACCAGCTCGATGAGCTCACGGTGCCGGGCGCGCAGACCGGCGTCAGGCCAAACCCGGAGCAAGTTGGTGAAGCCCTCGAGAATGTGGATGTGGGAATTTTGGGACTTCTCCGCCGGCCCGAGGAGGTTCGTGCGCTGGCGGACCCATTGGCGGTCAAGGGCGTCGAAATAACCGCCGTGGACCGGGTCGCGGGTGTGCTGCTCGATCAGCCGGTAGAGGGCGATCGCCTGGTCGAGGGCCGCCGTTTCGCCGGTGGCCCGGTAATATTCCGTGAGCCCGTAGATGGCGAAAACCTGCACATAAACCTGCTTGTGGGTCTCCAGGGGCCGGCCGTCGGGCCCGACGGACCAGAAGACGCCGCCGTGCTCCCGATCGAGGAAATGCGTGGTGAGGTCGCGCCAGGCGCGTTGGGCCAAGGCCAGGTAAGCCGGATCCGGGTGCTGCTGGTGCGCCGCCGAGAAGGTCCAGAGCAACCGGCAGGTCAGGAGCGCCCCGCGGGGCTGGTCGTTGTCCACCTCGAGGTTGACGCTGACAAATGCGTTGAAGCCCTCGCCGGACGGGTGGGGTGCATGCTTGAGCCAAAAGGGCAGGATGTTGGCGCGCAGTTCCCGTTCCGCGTCCTCCGCCAGGGCGCGCAGCTCGGATGCTGGCACGGCGGTGGGCGGGGTGGCATGGACCGATACCGCGGGCCACAAGGCCAAGGTCAGGAGGAGGCGCGGCCAGGTTTTCATGAAGGTTGGCTCGCCGACTAGACCGAGTAAGGCGGCTTGGTTTCGCCGCGGGCGGTAAGGGCGAAGATTTTCACGGCGTTGCTTTTGCCCTTCACCGTCACCTCGCCGAGCTCGCGGGCCACGGGGCGCGGGTGGATCGCGCCGAGGGTGGCCTCGCTGACGATGATCGGCGTCGCGTAGGCGGGATCCTTGGTGAGGCTCTCGAGGCGCGAGGCGAGATTCACGCCATCACCGATGACCGTGTAGTTCAGCCGGCTGGAGGAGCCCATGTTGCCGGCCACCACGCGCGCGGTGTTGATGCCGATGCCAAAGGCGAGGGCGGGCCGGCCCTCGGCGCGGAGTTCGGCATTGAGGACCTCGAGGGCGCGGGCCATGTCGCGCGCGGCGGCTACGGCGCGGGCCGGGCCGTCGGCGAGAGCGACCGGTGCGCCAAAGAGGGCCATGATCGCGTCGCCGATGTATTTGTCGATCACGCCCCCGTGCTGCTCGATGATCGCGCTCATGCGGTCGAGGTAGCGGTTGAGCAGGGTTAGCACCTCGGTGGGTGGCATTTTCTCGCTGAGGCTGGTGAAGTCGCGCAGGTCGGAGAACAGGATCGTGACCTCGCGTTCCTCACCGCCGAGCTTGAGGTCGGAGTGCAGCAGTTGCGTGGCGATCTCGGGCGAAACGACCTTGCCGAGCAGGTTGCGCACGCGGTCACGCTCGGCCAGGCCGGCGGTCATCTGGTTGAAGGCGGTGGCGAGCTGGCCGAGTTCGTCCTCCCGGTCGAGCGCGATGCGGGCGGTGTAGTCCCCGGCCGCCACCCGGCGGGTGTGCCCGGCCAGCGCCTGCACGGGCTGGCTGACGCCGCGGGCGACGGCCAGGGCGATGAGAGACGCGGCGATCAGGGCGGTGAGCAGGATGAGCAGCATGGTCTGCTCGAGGCGGCGGGCGGGGGCCAGTTCCGCCTCGAGGGAACGCTGCAGGGTGATGCGCGCCGGCGCCTCGGCCAGCAGCGCCAGCGGGGCGTACAGGGTTACGTACTGCTCGCCGCCCAGGTCGGTGAGCATAACCGCGCCGTCGTCCTTCAATTCCAGGGGGGCCTGGTCGGCCACCTGCTGGGCGAGGGGGGCGGTAAGGGTGGAGGCCAGCACGCGCTTGCGGTCCTCGCTCAGGCCGCTCGTGAAGGTGACCTCGGTCTGCGTCGTGGCCTTCAGGTCGCGGGCGAAGGAGTCATCGATGGGGAACGCGATGCCGAACCAGCCGATGACGTTGGGCTCGGGCGCGTAGAGCGGCACGACGATGAGCACGTTCAGCTTGCCCTCGAGGTAGCCGAAATCGCTGTTCTGCTCCCAGCCGTTTTCCTCGGCGCCGCGGATCAGGTAGCGAAACGGACCGCAGGATTCGTCCGTGAGATGGTCGTTCGTGGTGG is from Lacunisphaera limnophila and encodes:
- a CDS encoding adenylate/guanylate cyclase domain-containing protein; translated protein: MAARFFSFRRFSTRLLLLVLGLLAAALLSTYLLVARANRANAIAHIEDRLAGDVKVFWASIDFRKRFFAEGAKVVSRDWPIRTLYLQPELDLKTLRTTLESYAARLNAPVFATFDVDGVMLATTNDHLTDESCGPFRYLIRGAEENGWEQNSDFGYLEGKLNVLIVVPLYAPEPNVIGWFGIAFPIDDSFARDLKATTQTEVTFTSGLSEDRKRVLASTLTAPLAQQVADQAPLELKDDGAVMLTDLGGEQYVTLYAPLALLAEAPARITLQRSLEAELAPARRLEQTMLLILLTALIAASLIALAVARGVSQPVQALAGHTRRVAAGDYTARIALDREDELGQLATAFNQMTAGLAERDRVRNLLGKVVSPEIATQLLHSDLKLGGEEREVTILFSDLRDFTSLSEKMPPTEVLTLLNRYLDRMSAIIEQHGGVIDKYIGDAIMALFGAPVALADGPARAVAAARDMARALEVLNAELRAEGRPALAFGIGINTARVVAGNMGSSSRLNYTVIGDGVNLASRLESLTKDPAYATPIIVSEATLGAIHPRPVARELGEVTVKGKSNAVKIFALTARGETKPPYSV